From bacterium:
TGTTACCTATGTGCCCAGCCAGCACATCATCTTGACATAAAGGGATATTTCCCGTTATACTTAGCAGTCTTTTTGATATATAAAATTCCTCGGTAGCGCAATCGGTAGAGCACTTGGCTGTTAACCAGGGGGTTGCTGGTTCGAGTCCAGCCCGAGGAGCTAAAAGGAGTTACGTTTTGAATAATGATACACCACCAAAGGGATATGATCCAAAATTAAGTCCTAAAGAACTCCAAACCCAAATATCATCCCTGGGAATTAAAAAGGCAAATACAAAAATCTGGCAGCTATTTCTTCTGGGAATTCTGGCAGGACTATATATCAGCATAGGAGGACATGCATTTCTTGTTGCACTTGAGCAAGGGATGGGGAAAATTGTTGCAGGTGCTGTTTTTAGTGTCGGACTGGTATTAGTTGTTATTGCAGGAGCTGAGCTGTTTACTGGAAACATAATGATGATAGTAGGAGCCATATCAACATTCTTCCCAATTCGAAAAATGTTGAAAAATTGGACAGTTGTTTATTTAGGCAATTTTGTTGGCGCTTTTTTATTTGCATTTCTTATCTTTAAATCAGGTCTTCTTGGTACACACTTAGACATCAACAAGTTGGGACAATTAGCAATAAAAATATCCGATAATAAACTGGATTTATCGTTTACAGAATGTTTTATTAGAGGGATATTCTGTAACATGCTGGTTATTCTTGCCATTATTATGGCATATTTCTCAAAAGATATTATTTCTAAAATATTCTGCTGTATATTGCCAATTATGGTGTTTGTGGCCTCAGGATTCGAGCACTGTGTTGCAAATATGTACCTAATCCCAATAGGCCTTTTTGTAAAAGGCGTCCCTTTTTACAAGCAATACATAATATTCCAAAATCTTATACCTGTAACGCTAGGGAATATAGCAGGCGGATTGTTTATCCTAATTATACATCCAAATAGAATAAGACAGCTTATTACATTGTTTTCTCACAAGCCTTCTTCACGCACTAATACTAAATGATTTGGTATTAGAGAATGCCCATGGTCTTGCGCGATCTTTCTGCCAATTTTCTTTACTCTATTTTCCATACAGTATCTGCAGGTTATAGGGTCTTCTCCTATGCACGGTTTATCAGGATAAAGCCTATAATTTTGTTTGTATCTCTGCGGTGTAATGTTCGGCATCACCACATTAGCCCCGGACTGTAGTATTATTTCCCTGGCATCAGAACGCAATACATCCATAGCTGTAGTAGCAGGCAGGAGAACCTTTGGACAGAGGATTCTAACCAATGCAATGAATTTTTGCACAATCGAAAAATCTCCATTTTTACTGCCAGAGAGAGGTGTGTCGTTATTCGAAATATAAGGTCCTGCGCCTACCATGTGAAAGTTCCATTTTTTTATAAACAGGATATCATCTGCTATATGTTCTATTGTTTGTCCCGGCAGGCCTATCATAGAACCGCTGCCAACCTGATATCCAAGCTCAAACAACCATTGGAGGCATTTTAATCTTTCATGGTAATTGTCGTCAGGATGCAGTTTCATGAACAGGTTTTCATTACTTGTCTCAAATCTTAACAGATATCTGTCTGCGCCTGCATCTTTGAATGCCTTATACTCATCAAAACTTCTCTCACCGATGCTTAGAGTTACAGCCAGATCAGTATGCGTTTTGATGTCTTCTACTAATTTGGCTAATACCTTTTTTGTAAACCATATATCTTCGCCTGACTGGAGAACGATTGTTTTAAGACCATGCTTATCTATCAGGACGGCTGTCCGGAGAATTTCTTCAGGAGACATCCTGTAACGAGGAATCTTTTTATTTGATTTGCGAAGACCGCAGTAAAGACAATCTTTTCTGCAAAAATTTGAAAATTCGCATATGCCTCTTAGATGAA
This genomic window contains:
- the hydE gene encoding [FeFe] hydrogenase H-cluster radical SAM maturase HydE encodes the protein MEKETYISKRDIIEILKRDDFLDTVKQADCIRKENVGDEVHLRGICEFSNFCRKDCLYCGLRKSNKKIPRYRMSPEEILRTAVLIDKHGLKTIVLQSGEDIWFTKKVLAKLVEDIKTHTDLAVTLSIGERSFDEYKAFKDAGADRYLLRFETSNENLFMKLHPDDNYHERLKCLQWLFELGYQVGSGSMIGLPGQTIEHIADDILFIKKWNFHMVGAGPYISNNDTPLSGSKNGDFSIVQKFIALVRILCPKVLLPATTAMDVLRSDAREIILQSGANVVMPNITPQRYKQNYRLYPDKPCIGEDPITCRYCMENRVKKIGRKIAQDHGHSLIPNHLVLVREEGL
- a CDS encoding formate/nitrite transporter family protein, encoding MNNDTPPKGYDPKLSPKELQTQISSLGIKKANTKIWQLFLLGILAGLYISIGGHAFLVALEQGMGKIVAGAVFSVGLVLVVIAGAELFTGNIMMIVGAISTFFPIRKMLKNWTVVYLGNFVGAFLFAFLIFKSGLLGTHLDINKLGQLAIKISDNKLDLSFTECFIRGIFCNMLVILAIIMAYFSKDIISKIFCCILPIMVFVASGFEHCVANMYLIPIGLFVKGVPFYKQYIIFQNLIPVTLGNIAGGLFILIIHPNRIRQLITLFSHKPSSRTNTK